The genomic region CATGAGCACGTGGTCGCACATCACCGGGAGGTAGCCGCCGCCGGCCACGCACATGCCCATGATGGCGGCGATCTGCGGGATGCCTTTAGCGGACATCACGGCATTGTTGCGGAAGACGCGGCCAAAGTCGTCGGTGTCTGGGAAAACGTCTTCTTGAAGCGGCAGAAACACGCCGGCGGAGTCAACCAGGTAAATGGTGGGGATGCGATTATCAATGGCGATGTTTTGGGCGCGAATCACCTTCTTCGCGGTCATGGGAAAGAAAGCCCCGGCCTTCACCGTGGCATCGTTCACGATCAGCATAAAAAGGCGATCGTGAATGCGGCCCAGACCGGTAACCACGCCCGCGGCGGGCGCGCCCCCCCATTCTTCGTACATGCCCCAGGCAGCATAAGGTCCCAGTTCGAATAGCTCGGTGCCCGGATCAAGCAGCCGCGCGATGCGCTCACGCGCGGTCAACCGGCCTTTACTGTGCTGGTTGTCAATAGACTTTTTGCCGCCGCCCTCACGGATGTTCTCTTCTTGGTTGCGCATGCGGGTGACCAGTTCCGCCATGGCGCGCATGTTGGTTTCAAAGCGCTTTGAGGTAGGGTCCACGGTGGACAAGAGGGTATTCGAGGGCGCATCCGAAGTGGGCTTGGTACGGTCTGCCATGAGGCCAGTTGGGGAAACTATTTACGGTATAACAGCGGAGCGGAAGGGCGCAAACGCTTCACCACAGAGACACAGAGGCACGGAGGAATTCAAAATTAGAGTGCCGGGACTTGAGCAGCCGGATAGCTTTATCCAGCGGATCTTCGGCGATGGTGTTCACCAAACCCATCCTGAGTGCCTGACGAGCGTCCAGCTTTTCGGCGGTGACGAAAATCTGCAGGGCTCGTGCCTTGCTGATCAAGCGGGGCAATCGCTGGGTGCCACCCCACCCGGTGATCAGTCCTAGAGCAGCTCCACGATGTCCGAAAATCGCGTTGCGCGCTGCCACCCGGTAGCGACAAGCGAGCGCGAGGTCCAACCCACCGCCCATGCAGTAACCCTCGACGACAGCGCAGACCGGAGCCGGGAAGGTCTCGACCAGATTCATCAGCTCCTGTCCATCGCGGGAAAATTCCAGCGCCTGAGGCGCGGTGAGGGCGGAAATCTCGACGAGGTCAGCGCCCGCAGAAAAGAATTTTTCGTTGCCGGTGATGATCAGCGGCTTGGGCGCTTCGCGGGCCAAGTCCCGGATCGCCTCGGTCAACGCAAGCAGGCAGGCATGGGTAAGGCGATTGGTCCCATCCTCGGAGCACAGACGCAGTACATGCACACCGTCAAGAATCTGTAATTGGTGATGGGTAATTTGCAATGGAAAATCGTGTTGAACGGAATAATCGCCTGAAGTCAATTACAGATTAGAAGTTGACCAAATTACATAGGGCAGCTCATTCGGCGGTACTTATCCAGCGCTCCACGTTGCGCCCGTCTTCCGTCAGCTCGAAGTTGCCAACGCGCACTCCCTCGCCAATGATGCGTTGCGTTGCAGGGTCGCGCACGACGCGAGCGATCCACTGCCGGCCAACTTCGTACTTATTGGGCGTGAACCATTGTTGCGGCAGCACTTCCACCAACCCGGCGGCCGCATATAGAACATAAATGGCAATGGCGGGGTCGTCCTTGGTGCGAGCAGGAGTGGTGTTGATCAGCAGCAGCTCGTCTATCCCGCGAAACTCGGCCGGGACCTCGATCTTGTGAGTGCCTTCCGGCAGCGAGGAACTCAATTCCAATTCAGCGAGGGGTTCTGTAGCAGAGTACACACGTTCAGTGGAAGGCTTGAACCAGCCCACCACGTCAGTGAAGGAAAACGCCTTGAGCTGGTCGGGATCGAAGCACAAGAGGCGAAGCGCGCCCGGCTCGGGACACCAGACGCCGAGCAGATTTGATCCAATAGGGAAGGCGCGACTGTAGGTGTTCAGCGCCAGGCGTGGCTTGTCGCGTTCCTGCGGCAGCGCCAAGGTGACCAGATACGCAAGCTCGCCGTCGTTGCCGTGATAGGACCATAAGAATTTCTGGCCCGAGGCGCCAACAATTGTAGGAAAGGTATTCCAGTACCAGGGACTGGGGCCGATGGCACTTTCGATCAGCCCGCGTTGACGGGTGGGGTTCTCGGCCATTTATCTGGCTGCCGGCAAGCTGCGAGGTTTTACGTTTTTGCGGATGAATTCGACGATCTCGTCCATTGGGGTGCCGGGCTGGAAAATTCCGGCCACCCCCGCCTGCTTGAGCGCGGTCACGTCCTGATCAGGGATGATGCCGCCCACCAGGACGAGCACGTCATCCATTTTGTTCTGCTGCAGGAGTCTCATGACGTGAGGCACGATGGCGTTGTGGGCGCCAGAAAGAATGGAGAGGCCGATGACGTCAACATCTTCTTGAAGCGCCGCGTTGACGACCATATCGGGTGTCTGGCGCAGGCCCGTGTAGATGACTTCCATGCCGGCATCGCGCAGTGCTCGGGCGATAACTTTGGCGCCGCGGTCATGACCATCAAGGCCGGGTTTGGCCACCAGGACACGGATTTTGCGCTCCTCGGGCATTGAGCTTCATTTAACCACAAAGGACACGAAGGGTCACAGAGGGTGGTATTCAAGCTTTGATTTGCCTCGATTCCCGAGGAAACGCTCCTTAGGCCTTCACGTCCAGGCTGCGCCACAGATACCAGCACGCCACCGAACAGTAGGGCTGCCACGGTTTCGCGATTTTCATGAGCTGCTTGTGATTGGGCAGCTTGCGTTTGCGGTAGAACTTTTTTATGGCAGCGCGAATACCGTAATCAAGGGTGGGCATGATGTTGGGCCGGCGCAACGCAAAGATCAGGAACATATGCGCCGACCAGACACCGATGCCTTTGACGCGGGTGAGGTGCTCAATGACATCTTCGTCTGACATTTCGGGTAGGCGAGCAAAGTCTATTTCTCCGGCTGCGGTCCGCTGGGCGAGGTCGCGAATATAGCTCAGCTTCTGGCGGGAGAGGCCGCACGCCCGCATCTGTTTTTCGCTCAGAGCCAGGATGGATTCCGGGGTGAGCGGCGAATCGTCGGCGGAACTGTTCAGGCAGGCACAGCGCAGGCGACCGAAAATTGTGGCCGCAGCCTTACCGTTCAACTGTTGAAAGGCGATAGACCGAACCAAGGTCTCAAAGACGGGCTCGCGGTATTGCATGCGAAGCGGCCCGACACGCTCGATGATACCGGCCAAGACGGGGTCGGCAGATTTCAGATGGTCAACCGCTTGCTGCACGGGAGTTGGATTCTTCACCAAGGTGAAAAGACACAGAGAATATCAGACGCGTTTCGGGAAAGAAGGTACCTTGGTGTGGGATGAAACATCATGCTCAAGGTCTCAGCCGCCATACCATCGTTGTGGAGGAGACCATGGCGACACGAAAACCGAAGGAAAGTGCGACCGTGCTGGAGTTGAGAAACATCAGCGAGCAACTGGCTCTCATAGCTACTCAATTACATCTTCTGCTGATTTACAAAGTGGACCCCGGGGCAGCCGAACTCGCAGGCGAGGGCGCTGAAAGCAGGGGACGTTTGTCTGCGGACCACGCGTTTGTTACCCGGCAGCGGGAGCGCTTCTCAGGAACAAGATTGGCGGCCACGAAGCGGCTTACGTGATGCTCATTTCCGTGTACGTTCCGTAAACCTGGCGCAGCGCCTCGCAGATTTCGCCCACCGTGGCATAGGCGCGAACTGCCTCCACAATGTAAGGCATGGTATTGGCATTGGAGATTTTATCGTTGCTGCCGATCTTGGGCTCCTGGGCGGCTGCGCGCTTCAGGGCTTCGAGGCGGCGCTCTACTTCCTCATTGGACCGGCGCTGGCGCAGGTTTTTCAGCTTGGCCGACTGCTGCCGCGCAACCGTCTCGTCAATGTAGAGAATCTTCGGAGATTCCTCTTCAATCACAAAGTCGTTTACGCCGACAATGACTTTCTCTTTGGCCTCAACCGCGCGTTGGTATTGATACGAGGCTTCGGCAATCTCTTTCTGCGGATAACCGCGCTCGATGGCCTTGACCATGCCACCCATAGCATCCAGCTTGTCGAAGTAGTCGAAAGCACCTTTTTCCATATCGAGCGTGAGCCGCTCGAGGAAATAGGATCCGCCCAGCGGATCTACCGTCTGCGGCACACCGGACTCGTAGGCAATGATCTGTTGGGTGC from Terriglobales bacterium harbors:
- a CDS encoding enoyl-CoA hydratase/isomerase family protein, yielding MTSGDYSVQHDFPLQITHHQLQILDGVHVLRLCSEDGTNRLTHACLLALTEAIRDLAREAPKPLIITGNEKFFSAGADLVEISALTAPQALEFSRDGQELMNLVETFPAPVCAVVEGYCMGGGLDLALACRYRVAARNAIFGHRGAALGLITGWGGTQRLPRLISKARALQIFVTAEKLDARQALRMGLVNTIAEDPLDKAIRLLKSRHSNFEFLRASVSLW
- a CDS encoding cobalamin B12-binding domain-containing protein, whose translation is MPEERKIRVLVAKPGLDGHDRGAKVIARALRDAGMEVIYTGLRQTPDMVVNAALQEDVDVIGLSILSGAHNAIVPHVMRLLQQNKMDDVLVLVGGIIPDQDVTALKQAGVAGIFQPGTPMDEIVEFIRKNVKPRSLPAAR
- a CDS encoding DNA-3-methyladenine glycosylase, which codes for MQQAVDHLKSADPVLAGIIERVGPLRMQYREPVFETLVRSIAFQQLNGKAAATIFGRLRCACLNSSADDSPLTPESILALSEKQMRACGLSRQKLSYIRDLAQRTAAGEIDFARLPEMSDEDVIEHLTRVKGIGVWSAHMFLIFALRRPNIMPTLDYGIRAAIKKFYRKRKLPNHKQLMKIAKPWQPYCSVACWYLWRSLDVKA